Proteins found in one Paenibacillus dendritiformis genomic segment:
- a CDS encoding MFS transporter, whose product MTAGLMYAMLADTVDYGEWRSGVRAQGLLTASSSFGVKVRHGNRRRLGRMGSGERQYAPNQEQAASGLAAIQFNFVWIPFICFMLFAGMLLFYRLENVEQRMIQDLEAKRQGGKAAIQA is encoded by the coding sequence TTGACCGCAGGCCTGATGTATGCGATGCTGGCCGATACCGTCGATTATGGCGAATGGAGATCCGGCGTCAGGGCTCAAGGGCTGCTGACCGCCTCAAGCTCCTTCGGCGTCAAGGTTCGGCATGGGAATCGGCGGCGCCTTGGTCGCATGGGTTCTGGCGAGCGCCAATATGCGCCGAACCAGGAGCAGGCGGCATCCGGACTGGCAGCCATTCAGTTCAATTTCGTCTGGATCCCGTTCATCTGCTTCATGCTGTTCGCCGGAATGCTTTTGTTCTACCGACTGGAAAATGTCGAGCAGCGCATGATCCAGGATCTCGAAGCGAAGCGTCAAGGCGGGAAGGCGGCCATCCAAGCTTGA
- a CDS encoding glucosaminidase domain-containing protein, translating to MEDHSKLVLNGTKDKPTRYHGILNADYKTACREIWRGGYVTDPKYPQLLTGIIEQSGLMKLRSCRAKKR from the coding sequence ATCGAAGATCATTCGAAGCTCGTCCTTAACGGTACAAAGGACAAGCCAACTCGATACCATGGTATTTTGAACGCCGACTACAAAACGGCCTGCCGCGAAATCTGGCGCGGTGGATATGTCACCGATCCGAAGTATCCGCAGTTGCTCACGGGCATTATCGAACAATCCGGACTAATGAAATTACGATCGTGCAGGGCAAAAAAACGGTAA
- a CDS encoding CD1375 family protein, which translates to MALIYWDLIRKNLKKIEDVPLRWRAAVEAMLEQES; encoded by the coding sequence ATGGCACTCATTTATTGGGATTTGATTCGCAAGAATCTTAAGAAAATTGAAGATGTACCGCTACGTTGGAGAGCCGCTGTAGAAGCAATGCTCGAACAAGAATCATAA
- a CDS encoding putative phage tail protein, whose translation MERNYCSYLPPYYEGIREFEWLGETVDAELKGVAAGADKWLNDQFVLTASEASLKRREEQLGIQADPTQESLDFRKKRVMNRYSTKPPFTVRYLQERLDFLLGADRAKVELDVGRFELTVRAKLTDAAIFKEVEHTVRFMKPANLLYRQATSLSERIEVQEHLSRTPLHRRTKLSIGWRLGRAPFAERGQEVILK comes from the coding sequence ATGGAGCGTAACTATTGCTCCTATTTGCCTCCCTATTATGAGGGCATTCGGGAGTTCGAATGGCTGGGAGAGACCGTCGATGCGGAGCTGAAGGGCGTCGCGGCCGGGGCCGACAAATGGCTGAACGATCAATTTGTGCTCACGGCCAGCGAGGCCTCGTTGAAGCGCAGGGAAGAACAGCTCGGCATTCAAGCCGATCCGACACAGGAATCCTTGGATTTCCGGAAAAAACGGGTCATGAACCGCTACTCCACCAAGCCGCCGTTCACCGTGCGGTACTTGCAGGAGCGGCTCGACTTCCTGCTTGGCGCCGACCGGGCCAAGGTGGAGCTCGACGTCGGCCGCTTCGAGCTGACCGTTCGGGCGAAGCTGACCGACGCGGCCATTTTCAAGGAAGTGGAGCATACGGTGCGCTTCATGAAGCCGGCCAACCTGCTGTACCGGCAGGCTACGTCCTTGTCGGAGCGGATTGAGGTTCAGGAGCATTTGAGCCGGACCCCGCTTCACCGCCGGACGAAGCTGTCGATAGGCTGGAGACTCGGACGGGCGCCGTTTGCCGAACGGGGACAGGAGGTCATATTGAAATGA
- a CDS encoding baseplate J/gp47 family protein, with protein sequence MDNGIGGQARFQETPRYEDILARMLERVPNEVDKREGSIIYDALAPVAAELAQWYQEMRLNRELSYADTATGAYLERRTAEFGVRRLPAVAAKRRGRFYAADGSPKSVPIGSRFAIEDLTWRVTASLSPGESELTCETEGAEGNRLYGELTPIDYVAGLARAELGDILVPGEDTESDDALRARYLEAINEQPFGGNVSDYRTKLTVMPGVGGVKVFPAWQGGGTVKCTLISSDYQVPSAELIAEVQEQADPKAAAGLGGGFAPIGHQVTIAAVRPVEVKVETTLQLDKGMTLGQVQSDVEQVLQQYMHLLRESWKDQEKLIVRISQMEARILTVPGVTDVSGTTLNGAAANLELGEEEVPVLREVKLNGA encoded by the coding sequence ATGGATAATGGAATTGGAGGACAAGCACGCTTTCAGGAGACGCCGCGCTATGAGGATATTTTGGCGCGCATGCTGGAGCGGGTTCCCAATGAGGTGGACAAGCGCGAAGGCAGCATCATCTACGATGCGCTCGCGCCGGTCGCCGCGGAGTTGGCGCAGTGGTATCAAGAGATGAGGCTGAACCGTGAGCTATCCTATGCCGATACGGCTACAGGCGCTTATCTGGAGCGCCGGACGGCCGAGTTCGGCGTGCGCCGCCTGCCCGCTGTCGCCGCCAAGCGGCGCGGGAGATTTTACGCTGCGGATGGCTCGCCGAAGAGCGTGCCGATCGGCAGCCGTTTTGCGATCGAAGATTTGACATGGCGGGTAACGGCATCGCTGTCCCCTGGGGAAAGCGAGCTGACCTGCGAGACGGAGGGAGCGGAAGGCAATCGACTCTATGGAGAACTGACGCCGATCGACTATGTCGCCGGGTTGGCCCGGGCGGAATTGGGGGACATTCTTGTCCCTGGAGAGGACACGGAATCCGATGACGCGCTGCGAGCTCGCTATCTTGAAGCGATTAACGAGCAGCCGTTCGGGGGCAATGTGTCCGACTATCGGACGAAGCTCACCGTCATGCCGGGCGTAGGCGGAGTGAAGGTGTTCCCGGCCTGGCAAGGGGGCGGAACGGTCAAATGTACGCTCATCTCGTCGGATTATCAGGTTCCGTCGGCGGAACTGATTGCCGAGGTTCAGGAACAGGCCGATCCGAAGGCGGCTGCCGGACTGGGCGGAGGCTTCGCTCCCATCGGGCATCAGGTGACGATTGCGGCGGTCCGTCCTGTGGAAGTGAAGGTCGAGACGACGCTTCAACTGGACAAAGGAATGACGCTCGGGCAGGTGCAGAGCGACGTCGAGCAGGTGCTGCAGCAATATATGCATCTGCTGCGAGAGTCGTGGAAGGATCAGGAGAAGCTGATCGTCCGCATCAGCCAGATGGAAGCCCGCATACTCACTGTCCCGGGGGTTACGGATGTAAGCGGCACGACGCTGAACGGAGCCGCGGCTAATCTGGAGCTGGGCGAGGAGGAAGTGCCTGTGCTGCGGGAGGTGAAGCTCAATGGAGCGTAA
- a CDS encoding DUF2634 domain-containing protein, producing MIPQVLMDMEDTFEVAEASQPTRTYRIDRRTGRIAGITDGLDAMKQAIDKLLQTERYEHLIYSPNYGTELRANLGYGAGFVQSELERAITEALMQDDRVRSVTAFEFQSAEDAMLVSFTVETTEGTVQTMKEVTVNG from the coding sequence GTGATTCCACAAGTGCTGATGGATATGGAGGATACTTTTGAAGTTGCCGAGGCCAGCCAGCCGACAAGGACCTACCGAATTGATCGCAGAACGGGAAGGATTGCAGGTATAACCGATGGCCTGGATGCGATGAAGCAGGCGATAGACAAGCTGCTTCAGACGGAACGGTATGAGCATCTCATCTATAGTCCGAATTACGGAACCGAGCTGAGAGCGAATCTCGGGTATGGCGCGGGGTTCGTTCAATCTGAATTGGAACGGGCGATTACCGAAGCGCTGATGCAGGATGACCGGGTGCGGAGCGTGACCGCATTCGAATTCCAATCGGCGGAGGATGCCATGCTGGTTAGCTTCACGGTGGAAACGACGGAAGGGACGGTGCAGACGATGAAGGAGGTGACCGTCAATGGATAA
- a CDS encoding DUF2577 domain-containing protein translates to MGMLDIIKKAGVGAVEASSPVSLLFGEVLSAAPLRIQVDQRFTLPASAIAVTEQLTEYKVRIGTEEVVIRQGLKAGDKVLLARAQGGQMYIAIDRVVGL, encoded by the coding sequence ATGGGGATGCTGGATATTATCAAAAAAGCCGGAGTGGGCGCCGTCGAGGCTTCCAGTCCGGTCTCGCTGCTGTTCGGCGAAGTGTTGAGCGCCGCTCCGCTCCGCATTCAGGTCGATCAGCGGTTCACGCTTCCTGCCAGCGCCATTGCCGTAACCGAGCAGTTAACGGAGTATAAGGTACGCATCGGCACGGAGGAGGTCGTCATCCGGCAAGGGTTGAAGGCCGGTGACAAGGTGCTGCTCGCCCGCGCGCAGGGCGGCCAGATGTATATTGCTATCGACAGGGTGGTGGGTCTGTGA
- a CDS encoding XkdQ/YqbQ family protein, producing MIEVIIDNRNKTMWDISELITDMTWSTSRSGKPAKMSLTYVSGALFQSRKFTVNNGDVVRVKVDGKPVFYGYVFTIETSEDDKVKLTAYDQIRYLLMNDTYVLENVTATDLIKRIAKDCELKIGELSDTKHVIPLVMEDNKKLLDIICRALDKTLIATRNIFIFYDDFGKLTLRDAKTWTTDIIIGEESQMRGFSHKRSIDDETYNRVKLFRDNKASGKRETFIMQDSANIARWGRLQLSEKLDEGMNDAQIKELLASYMKLHNREKKTLKVDAVGDVRIRAGMYIPLYLPEQQIQQYMLIDECSHDWDGSGHKMSLTLKVI from the coding sequence ATGATCGAAGTCATTATTGATAACCGCAATAAGACGATGTGGGATATTTCCGAGCTGATTACCGATATGACCTGGTCGACGTCCCGTTCCGGCAAGCCGGCTAAGATGTCCTTGACTTATGTATCCGGAGCGCTGTTCCAGAGCCGTAAATTCACCGTCAACAATGGCGATGTCGTGCGGGTGAAGGTCGACGGCAAGCCTGTATTTTACGGATATGTGTTCACCATCGAGACTAGTGAGGACGATAAGGTGAAGCTGACCGCCTATGACCAGATCCGGTACTTGCTAATGAACGATACGTATGTGCTCGAAAATGTGACGGCCACGGATCTCATCAAGCGGATAGCGAAGGACTGCGAACTGAAGATCGGCGAACTGTCCGACACGAAGCATGTCATTCCTCTCGTGATGGAGGATAACAAGAAGCTGCTCGATATTATCTGTCGCGCGCTGGACAAGACACTGATTGCGACGCGCAATATTTTCATATTTTATGACGACTTCGGCAAGCTGACGCTGCGGGATGCGAAAACGTGGACAACCGATATCATAATCGGCGAAGAAAGCCAGATGCGGGGGTTCTCGCACAAGCGGTCGATTGACGATGAGACCTACAACCGCGTGAAGCTGTTCCGGGACAACAAGGCGTCGGGCAAGCGCGAGACGTTCATTATGCAGGACAGCGCGAACATCGCAAGATGGGGAAGACTGCAGTTGTCCGAAAAACTCGATGAGGGCATGAATGACGCCCAAATCAAGGAGCTTCTCGCATCCTATATGAAGCTTCACAACCGCGAGAAAAAAACATTAAAAGTAGACGCCGTAGGGGATGTGCGCATTCGGGCCGGAATGTACATCCCTCTTTATTTGCCCGAACAACAGATTCAGCAATATATGCTCATCGATGAATGCTCCCACGACTGGGACGGTTCGGGACATAAAATGTCACTAACATTGAAGGTGATCTAA
- a CDS encoding LysM peptidoglycan-binding domain-containing protein produces the protein MNKYRIFLSINNQEQVMELPVNPPQLQVSESGNLSSFDIIGLGEVNAIQPMKLADLQFSSLFPAGPAPYVHVPPERLLQPKDYVEMLREWMKRQRPIRFVLTSPSMRINLAMVIEKFTWSESSGSVGDIDYELGLKEYRFFHAHKMTKSPNTDSTVTIQKAPPERPDERMIPSTYTLGPGESLWAVAKRFFNDESKAVEIQRLNGLRSDEVKDLEQGGKLRLR, from the coding sequence ATGAATAAATACCGCATCTTTCTAAGCATCAACAATCAGGAGCAGGTGATGGAGCTGCCCGTCAATCCGCCACAGCTGCAGGTAAGCGAATCCGGGAATCTGTCCTCCTTCGACATTATCGGACTGGGCGAGGTGAACGCGATTCAGCCGATGAAGCTGGCTGATCTGCAATTCAGCAGCCTGTTCCCCGCAGGACCGGCCCCGTATGTTCATGTTCCCCCTGAGCGGCTGCTCCAGCCGAAGGACTATGTCGAGATGCTGCGCGAGTGGATGAAGCGCCAGCGTCCGATCCGGTTCGTGCTGACCTCGCCTTCCATGCGCATCAATCTGGCGATGGTCATCGAGAAGTTCACCTGGTCGGAGTCGTCCGGCAGCGTAGGGGATATCGATTATGAGCTCGGTTTGAAGGAATATCGCTTTTTCCATGCGCACAAAATGACGAAGTCCCCGAACACGGACAGCACCGTCACGATCCAGAAGGCCCCTCCGGAGCGGCCGGATGAACGCATGATTCCTTCCACCTATACGCTTGGCCCGGGCGAATCGCTATGGGCGGTAGCCAAACGGTTTTTCAATGATGAGAGCAAGGCTGTTGAGATTCAGCGCCTGAACGGCCTTCGGAGCGATGAAGTCAAGGATCTGGAGCAAGGCGGGAAGCTGCGGCTGCGGTAG
- a CDS encoding phage tail protein, producing MNEKQLIVFKPPQPPAPIVLPQRVNRMRNDWSFEFNPMLKMMGMTHLRIMASIDEVVKKSFHSMTESWKQLAAHAGKEWSDAAHSFTKAVEAAGASAVEAGGSTEEKGKEQQKKKGKDKEKITVGQKMKNAALPILNALQTMGVHAIQNAAAAEDFRSRYQAQYGNAQQGAAVFETMRSQALKSGRDVNQSLESGLVLTSISKNANDVTKMNEMVQRLAAFRPNENAAGLAGSMKEAYFGKADGLLGQLNLPINEDLQKKMESFGQTGNLDGFLEAFDELMTKAGMSQESLALLMESPVKQWELAVNRFQGMLALMGETAMTAFGPVLQLLNQAFEEGRFNGFFEAIHGGLSLLGSITETVVGFLLENWSLVENALVAIGIVVAAVAAIWLVQWLIAAWPIFVIIGAIGLLIGNLKNFGLTTGEAIGAIVGAFFSMAASIKNNIALIWNIFVAFGEFLVNFFKSPIYSLQKLFYDLMKNVVDYVANMINTIIRGINKVISFINKLTDSSIETVNEWSTDWVEKIKPTSDRDDLADFSKFRMEQTATDAAFKSGQDFVKNNSGFTNDLFKKITDPGPTETDQFKPIATGMNAPQISKVGEVGKIGKVEGEVDISDEKLMMMRELAEMDSIQNFVTLTPTVQVSTGDIHQGFDFDTLINRIEQKLEEEFVSTAEGVYG from the coding sequence ATGAACGAGAAGCAGCTTATCGTCTTCAAGCCGCCTCAGCCGCCGGCTCCTATCGTGCTCCCCCAGCGTGTCAACCGCATGCGCAACGATTGGAGCTTTGAATTCAACCCGATGCTGAAAATGATGGGGATGACGCACCTGAGGATTATGGCCTCGATTGATGAAGTCGTGAAGAAGTCATTTCATTCGATGACGGAGTCATGGAAGCAGCTTGCTGCGCACGCGGGCAAGGAATGGAGCGATGCGGCCCATAGCTTCACTAAAGCGGTTGAAGCAGCTGGCGCCTCCGCAGTGGAAGCAGGAGGGTCCACAGAAGAGAAAGGCAAGGAACAGCAAAAGAAGAAGGGCAAGGATAAAGAAAAGATAACGGTTGGGCAGAAAATGAAAAACGCGGCCCTTCCCATATTAAATGCGCTCCAGACGATGGGCGTCCATGCGATTCAGAATGCGGCTGCGGCGGAAGACTTCCGTTCCCGCTACCAGGCGCAATATGGCAATGCCCAGCAGGGAGCGGCAGTGTTCGAAACCATGAGGTCCCAAGCGCTCAAGTCGGGGCGAGATGTGAACCAGTCGTTGGAGTCGGGGCTTGTGCTGACTTCGATTTCGAAAAATGCCAATGACGTCACCAAAATGAATGAGATGGTGCAGCGCTTAGCCGCCTTCCGGCCGAATGAAAATGCCGCGGGACTCGCGGGCTCCATGAAGGAGGCATACTTCGGGAAGGCGGACGGCCTGCTGGGGCAGTTGAATCTGCCAATCAATGAGGATCTTCAGAAAAAAATGGAGTCCTTCGGCCAGACCGGGAATTTGGACGGCTTCCTGGAGGCCTTCGATGAACTGATGACCAAGGCCGGGATGAGCCAGGAATCTCTTGCCCTCTTGATGGAAAGTCCGGTGAAGCAATGGGAGCTTGCCGTCAATCGCTTCCAGGGCATGCTGGCCTTGATGGGCGAAACGGCCATGACAGCGTTTGGTCCGGTGCTGCAATTATTGAATCAGGCATTTGAGGAAGGGCGGTTCAACGGATTTTTCGAAGCGATTCATGGCGGATTAAGCTTGCTTGGATCCATCACGGAAACGGTCGTGGGCTTTCTGTTGGAGAACTGGAGCCTGGTCGAGAATGCCCTCGTTGCCATCGGCATCGTTGTCGCCGCGGTTGCTGCGATCTGGCTCGTTCAGTGGCTGATTGCGGCTTGGCCGATTTTTGTGATTATAGGGGCGATTGGATTACTGATCGGAAACCTGAAAAATTTCGGTTTGACTACAGGAGAAGCAATCGGAGCTATTGTTGGCGCTTTTTTTTCTATGGCTGCATCAATAAAGAATAATATAGCTTTGATCTGGAATATATTCGTGGCATTCGGGGAATTTCTTGTTAATTTTTTCAAATCCCCCATTTATTCACTTCAAAAATTATTTTACGATTTGATGAAAAACGTTGTCGATTATGTTGCCAATATGATTAATACAATCATTCGCGGTATCAACAAAGTCATTTCTTTTATTAACAAGCTGACTGACTCTAGCATAGAAACGGTTAATGAGTGGAGTACGGATTGGGTAGAAAAAATAAAGCCGACATCCGATCGGGATGATTTGGCTGACTTTTCAAAATTCCGAATGGAACAGACCGCTACTGACGCTGCTTTCAAAAGCGGCCAGGACTTCGTCAAGAATAACAGTGGTTTCACAAACGACCTGTTCAAAAAGATTACCGATCCCGGTCCAACAGAAACGGACCAGTTCAAGCCAATCGCTACAGGCATGAATGCGCCCCAAATCTCAAAAGTTGGAGAAGTCGGCAAAATCGGCAAGGTCGAAGGCGAGGTTGACATTTCCGATGAGAAGCTGATGATGATGCGGGAGCTGGCGGAAATGGACAGCATTCAGAACTTCGTGACGCTGACGCCGACGGTGCAGGTGTCCACAGGCGACATCCACCAAGGCTTTGACTTCGATACGCTCATCAATCGCATCGAACAGAAGCTGGAGGAAGAATTCGTCTCGACGGCGGAAGGGGTGTACGGCTGA
- a CDS encoding phage tail assembly chaperone, whose protein sequence is MSSLQYFLAQNAEANTETAYVVSARFKDEQGEPVPWQLRSISEVENEQCRKAATKQKKGKGGAVTPEIDFNEYTAKLIVASVVFPDLKNSELQQSYGVMGAEALLRKMLLPGEYAALLQEVQELNGFNQNMNELIDEVKN, encoded by the coding sequence ATGAGTTCATTGCAATATTTTTTGGCCCAAAATGCGGAGGCGAATACGGAGACGGCTTATGTCGTCTCTGCCCGCTTCAAGGATGAACAGGGAGAGCCGGTGCCGTGGCAGCTTCGCAGCATTAGCGAGGTCGAGAACGAGCAGTGCCGGAAGGCCGCGACCAAACAGAAGAAGGGCAAAGGAGGCGCAGTGACGCCGGAGATTGATTTCAATGAATATACGGCGAAGCTAATCGTGGCGAGCGTCGTCTTTCCGGATCTGAAAAACTCGGAGCTGCAGCAATCGTATGGCGTCATGGGCGCGGAGGCGCTGCTTCGCAAGATGCTCCTGCCGGGAGAATATGCGGCGCTGCTGCAAGAGGTTCAGGAGCTGAACGGTTTCAATCAAAACATGAACGAGCTCATTGATGAAGTAAAAAACTAA
- a CDS encoding phage tail tube protein: protein MALLQAKDTISGREGRAFAQIDGKNEEMFYVKTLEAKIEKQKAEVKVLGSRSVQHKAAGWTGTGSMTIYYMTPLFRNMMLDYIKNGKDTNFIIQIINEDPMSSIGTQTVCLKNVNLNSVVMAKLDTESDVLEEEVEFTFDDVDILNEFNSIS, encoded by the coding sequence ATGGCATTGTTGCAGGCGAAGGATACGATTTCGGGCCGCGAAGGCCGGGCATTTGCCCAAATTGACGGTAAAAACGAGGAAATGTTCTATGTGAAGACGCTGGAGGCGAAGATCGAAAAGCAGAAAGCGGAAGTCAAGGTGCTCGGCAGCCGCAGCGTGCAGCATAAGGCAGCGGGCTGGACGGGAACCGGCAGCATGACGATCTACTATATGACGCCGCTGTTCCGCAATATGATGCTTGATTATATCAAGAATGGCAAAGACACGAACTTCATTATCCAGATTATAAATGAAGATCCGATGTCCTCGATTGGCACGCAGACGGTCTGCCTGAAGAACGTCAACCTGAACAGCGTCGTCATGGCGAAGCTGGATACGGAGAGCGACGTGCTGGAAGAGGAAGTCGAGTTTACGTTTGACGACGTCGATATTTTAAATGAATTCAATAGCATTTCGTAA
- a CDS encoding phage tail sheath family protein, translating into MAGGTWMTQNKVRPGVYVRFDSEAGPMGTMGERGVVALPLKLSWGPARQVLEMPTGEATFELLGYEVTDKALLLVREAFKRAKTVLLYRLNEGTKAQATHQEWKAIARCGGVRGNDIVLVVRPNVLDDTKMDVITKVAGREVDLQTVAQAEELKANAWVQFEGSGALEAIAGLPLTGGDDGAATNEDHMNFLDALAVQDFHTVALPSEDKTLASVYTAFIKRMREEEGKKVQAVLPNYPLADSEGVISVKNGVKLADGTVLGAAEACVWVAAATAAAAMNESLTYTAYEDAIDADVRLMNRQVEAALEAGEFVFVHQRGRAVVEQDINSFTSHSPDKGRVFSKNRVVRVLDGIANDMKQLFETSYVGKVNNNGDGRQLFRGECIAYLDQLVRLSAIQPFDAQTDVQVTSGDTSDSIVIQLAVQPVDAVEKIYMKVKVK; encoded by the coding sequence ATGGCTGGAGGAACATGGATGACGCAGAACAAAGTAAGACCGGGCGTATATGTCCGCTTCGATTCGGAAGCGGGCCCGATGGGTACGATGGGAGAACGCGGGGTTGTGGCTCTGCCGTTGAAGCTGAGCTGGGGACCTGCCCGCCAGGTATTGGAAATGCCGACCGGAGAAGCGACTTTTGAGCTTCTCGGCTATGAGGTGACGGACAAGGCGCTGCTGTTGGTGCGCGAAGCGTTCAAGCGGGCCAAGACGGTGCTGTTGTACCGGTTGAATGAAGGCACCAAGGCGCAGGCAACACACCAGGAATGGAAGGCGATTGCCCGCTGCGGCGGCGTTCGCGGGAACGACATCGTACTCGTCGTGCGTCCGAACGTCCTCGACGATACGAAGATGGACGTCATCACGAAGGTCGCGGGTCGCGAGGTCGATCTTCAGACCGTCGCTCAGGCAGAGGAACTGAAGGCGAACGCGTGGGTGCAATTCGAAGGCAGCGGCGCATTGGAGGCGATCGCGGGCTTGCCGCTGACTGGCGGGGATGACGGCGCGGCAACGAATGAAGACCATATGAACTTTCTGGATGCGCTGGCGGTGCAGGATTTCCATACGGTGGCCCTGCCGTCGGAAGACAAGACGCTCGCTTCCGTATATACGGCCTTCATCAAGCGGATGCGCGAGGAGGAAGGGAAAAAGGTACAGGCGGTGCTGCCGAACTACCCGTTGGCAGATAGCGAAGGGGTCATCAGCGTGAAGAACGGGGTCAAGCTGGCGGACGGCACTGTGCTCGGCGCTGCCGAAGCATGCGTGTGGGTGGCTGCCGCTACGGCTGCGGCAGCGATGAATGAGTCGCTTACCTATACCGCGTATGAAGATGCGATCGACGCGGATGTGCGCCTGATGAACCGCCAGGTCGAAGCCGCATTGGAGGCGGGCGAATTCGTATTCGTTCATCAGCGGGGCCGTGCGGTCGTCGAACAGGACATCAACAGCTTTACGTCTCATTCCCCGGATAAGGGCCGTGTTTTCTCCAAAAACCGGGTTGTTCGGGTGCTTGACGGCATTGCCAACGATATGAAGCAGTTGTTCGAGACGTCCTATGTCGGAAAGGTGAACAACAACGGCGACGGTCGCCAGCTGTTCCGCGGCGAATGCATCGCTTACCTTGATCAGCTCGTGCGCTTGTCCGCGATTCAGCCATTTGATGCGCAGACCGATGTACAGGTCACGTCTGGCGATACGAGCGACAGTATCGTTATTCAACTGGCGGTGCAGCCGGTTGACGCCGTAGAGAAAATTTATATGAAAGTGAAGGTGAAGTAA
- a CDS encoding phage tail terminator family protein, whose translation MQWLLHGTLLRNAEGEKKVHSAEIRQGVMRRLGEIFPGMPVLDAEAAADATAPYYAVRIRSGSRQRTGERRYAAAWQVEVDYVPGEAGERPHPDEVADELYDALELVDFGTMRCRGAEMSHEYPDHMLRFRVQYALTLLRERETGSKMEAMKQEGRIRDEH comes from the coding sequence ATGCAGTGGCTGCTTCACGGAACGTTACTCCGGAATGCAGAGGGGGAGAAAAAAGTGCACAGTGCCGAGATTCGGCAAGGCGTGATGCGGCGGCTTGGGGAGATCTTCCCCGGTATGCCGGTGCTGGATGCCGAGGCGGCAGCGGACGCGACTGCGCCGTACTACGCCGTTCGTATTCGAAGCGGAAGCAGGCAGCGCACAGGGGAGCGCCGCTATGCGGCAGCGTGGCAGGTGGAGGTCGACTATGTGCCGGGAGAGGCCGGGGAACGGCCGCATCCCGATGAGGTCGCTGACGAGCTGTATGACGCGCTGGAGCTCGTCGACTTCGGGACGATGCGCTGCCGCGGCGCCGAGATGAGCCACGAGTACCCGGATCATATGCTGCGCTTCCGGGTGCAGTATGCGCTCACGCTGCTGCGGGAGCGGGAAACGGGCAGCAAGATGGAAGCAATGAAGCAGGAGGGGCGGATTCGGGATGAGCATTGA
- a CDS encoding XkdW family protein, which produces MKEALITDLSGRYIEPTLVAYSVTGVFDRREPVKPKDVLPEAEQEGDQRAEPETVLVGYTVAVPMPDGLYQPIFDVEGYREAQEAYNAAFIDYQAAMAEYDPDSDIPHPDPPQPVDGPSFWRNGLTDEEIEALNPPPQPSQTDVLGQELTQMKIKNIQQQSVIDNLGAELAKAKLELIKLKGGQSA; this is translated from the coding sequence ATGAAAGAAGCACTCATAACCGACCTCTCCGGACGCTACATCGAACCGACGCTCGTTGCGTACTCCGTAACGGGCGTTTTTGATCGGCGTGAACCGGTTAAGCCGAAGGATGTACTTCCCGAAGCGGAGCAAGAGGGCGATCAACGAGCCGAACCGGAAACCGTACTCGTAGGCTACACGGTCGCCGTGCCGATGCCGGATGGACTCTATCAGCCTATATTCGATGTGGAGGGCTATCGGGAGGCGCAGGAGGCATACAATGCCGCATTCATCGACTACCAGGCCGCCATGGCCGAATACGACCCAGATAGCGACATTCCTCATCCAGACCCGCCGCAGCCCGTGGACGGTCCAAGCTTCTGGCGAAACGGCCTCACGGATGAGGAAATAGAAGCGCTTAACCCGCCGCCGCAACCTTCCCAAACCGACGTGCTGGGCCAAGAACTGACGCAAATGAAAATCAAAAATATTCAACAGCAAAGCGTCATCGATAATCTAGGCGCGGAGTTGGCGAAGGCTAAACTTGAACTTATCAAGCTCAAAGGAGGACAGTCCGCATGA